The Mesorhizobium sp. B1-1-8 genome contains a region encoding:
- a CDS encoding GGDEF domain-containing protein: MATKTQSTPVHAWKHVVWLALLGTAACVGLSLGLNYLLLLSDGLTPFGRSVVTAVLLPIVIGLPLFVLLGWKQVETRRYRQELTRSGTYDQLTGTLNGAVFTSMVDRRAARPAGPRSGAFLVIHPEHLSSINRRFGLGWGDEALRLVASAIKSSVRKEDLIGRIGNAMFGVFLPGASKQDASDIGERIRAQVGQIYFAPKGDKDVLAIRVGGVVFEHELAFEDMFRSAEEWLLEAQGEDGVKLSHFNN; this comes from the coding sequence GTGGCCACAAAAACGCAGAGCACACCGGTTCATGCATGGAAGCATGTCGTCTGGCTGGCGCTGCTCGGCACCGCCGCCTGTGTCGGCCTCTCGCTCGGGCTAAATTACCTGCTGCTGCTCAGCGACGGGCTGACGCCGTTCGGCCGCAGTGTCGTCACGGCCGTGCTGCTGCCCATCGTCATCGGTCTGCCGCTGTTTGTCCTGCTCGGCTGGAAGCAGGTCGAGACCCGCCGTTACCGGCAGGAGCTCACCAGGTCAGGCACCTACGACCAGCTGACCGGCACTCTCAACGGGGCGGTGTTCACCTCGATGGTCGACAGGAGGGCAGCGCGGCCGGCCGGCCCGCGTTCCGGCGCCTTCCTGGTCATCCACCCGGAGCACCTGTCGTCGATAAACCGGCGCTTCGGCCTCGGCTGGGGCGACGAAGCCTTGCGGCTCGTCGCCTCGGCCATCAAATCCTCGGTGCGCAAGGAGGACCTGATCGGCCGCATCGGAAACGCGATGTTCGGCGTCTTCCTGCCCGGCGCGAGCAAACAGGACGCCAGCGACATCGGCGAGCGCATTCGGGCACAGGTGGGGCAAATCTATTTCGCGCCGAAGGGCGACAAGGACGTGCTCGCCATTCGCGTCGGCGGCGTCGTCTTCGAGCATGAGCTTGCCTTCGAGGACATGTTCCGGTCGGCCGAGGAATGGCTGTTGGAAGCGCAGGGCGAAGACGGCGTGAAGCTGTCGCATTTCAACAACTGA
- a CDS encoding thermonuclease family protein → MSKRSINDRNQLGSGRRVAEMKPVIRPRLAPALGSAGLVAGMLLIAGSRTWLPLEAPSAPHDAVSVQPAPPIRDRSPGQPARKVAEDLIAPPPLDASGIERIEPRPPLGELGLAVPPKTPMPRRETLLYRPVASSSTVFESMGRTVAVSGTIDIDPDKICSLSGTAWPCGQRARAAFNAWLRGRALKCLLPPEVDRFAIAAPCKLGKQDVGAWLVSNGWALASPLGIYGKAEAVARGAEMGVFGPPQ, encoded by the coding sequence GTGTCGAAAAGGTCGATCAACGATCGCAACCAGCTCGGTTCGGGCAGGCGCGTGGCCGAGATGAAACCGGTCATTCGCCCCCGGCTTGCCCCAGCGCTCGGCAGTGCCGGGCTGGTCGCCGGAATGCTGCTGATCGCCGGGTCCAGGACCTGGCTGCCGCTCGAAGCGCCTTCCGCTCCCCACGACGCCGTCAGCGTGCAGCCGGCTCCTCCCATTCGTGATAGGTCGCCAGGCCAGCCGGCACGGAAGGTCGCCGAGGACCTCATCGCGCCGCCGCCGCTCGACGCTTCCGGGATCGAGCGCATCGAACCTCGACCGCCGCTTGGCGAGCTTGGCCTGGCAGTGCCGCCGAAGACACCGATGCCGCGGCGCGAGACGCTGCTTTATCGGCCGGTCGCCAGCTCCTCGACTGTATTCGAATCCATGGGCCGCACGGTCGCCGTCAGCGGGACCATCGATATCGATCCCGACAAGATCTGCTCGCTCAGTGGCACCGCCTGGCCCTGCGGCCAGCGCGCCCGCGCCGCCTTCAATGCCTGGCTGCGCGGCCGCGCGCTGAAATGCCTGCTGCCTCCCGAAGTCGACCGCTTCGCCATCGCCGCGCCGTGCAAGCTCGGCAAGCAGGATGTCGGCGCCTGGCTCGTATCCAACGGCTGGGCCCTGGCGTCGCCTTTGGGCATCTACGGCAAGGCCGAAGCCGTCGCCAGGGGCGCCGAGATGGGTGTCTTCGGTCCACCGCAATAG